From one Rattus rattus isolate New Zealand chromosome 15, Rrattus_CSIRO_v1, whole genome shotgun sequence genomic stretch:
- the LOC116884570 gene encoding LOW QUALITY PROTEIN: muscleblind-like protein 3 (The sequence of the model RefSeq protein was modified relative to this genomic sequence to represent the inferred CDS: inserted 1 base in 1 codon), with protein sequence MFAQQMQLLLQNAQMSSLVSFPMNPSLAANPTMAFHXYIPHPGMGLVPADPFPNGPVLISGNPPLALSGVPGPKPPRTDRLEVCREFQHGNCTHGESECRCAHPTDVSMIEVTDNTVTICMDYIKGQCSREKCKYFHPPPPLQAKLRAAHHQMNHSAANAMALPPGALRLIPKRSALDKVNGATPVFNPSVFHCQQALANMQIPQLAFIPTVPMMHRATLSTMSVATPPASNVPYVPTTTGNQLKY encoded by the exons ATGTTCGCCCAGCAGATGCAGCTTTTGCTCCAGAATGCTCAGATGTCATCTCTTGTATCTTTTCCTATGAATCCATCACTTGCAGCTAATCCTACCATGGCTTTCC CCTACATACCTCATCCTGGGATGGGCCTGGTTCCTGCTGATCCTTTTCCAAATGGTCCGGTACTGATTTCTGGAAACCCGCCTCTTGCACTGTCAGGAGTTCCTGGTCCAAAACCACCTCGTACGGATAGACTGGAGGTTTGCCGTGAATTTCAGCATGGAAACTGTACCCATGGGGAGAGCGAGTGCCGCTGTGCTCACCCCACGGATGTTTCCATGATTGAAGTCACTGATAATACTGTGACAATCTGCATGGATTACATTAAAGGCCAATGCTCCCGGGAGAAATGCAAGTACTTTCACCCACCTCCCCCCTTGCAGGCCAAACTCAGGGCAGCTCATCACCAGATGAACCATTCGGCTGCCAATGCAATGGCCCTGCCGCCTGGTGCACTTCGGCTGATACCAAAGAGGTCAGCCCTTGACAAGGTCAATGGTGCCACTCCAGTCTTTAACCCCAGTGTTTTCCACTGCCAACAGGCTCTGGCTAACATGCAGATTCCACAACTGGCTTTTATCCCGACAGTACCCATGATGCACCGTGCTACACTTTCCACCATGTCTGTAGCAACACCACCTGCCAGCAACGTTCCCTACGTTCCAACAACTACAGGCAATCAGTTGAAATATTGA